The Astyanax mexicanus isolate ESR-SI-001 chromosome 6, AstMex3_surface, whole genome shotgun sequence region TGCTATTActctattcatcatgaaatgttgaATTGGTAGGACTGTAATGTTAAAATtctgtaaaatagtaaaaacagcaaaaatggaaaTGCTTGACAACAATTATATGCAATTcacacaagttttttttctatattttattaacTAGGACTCCCGCATTAAATAATGCCACAGGCACCGGGAGGGTAAAGGCAACCACATTCGTCAGATACGTGAGGAAAAAAATCCTTTCTGATTTGCCACCAACACTACATAACTGGACAATACAGTGCATCTGAAGAAGAACTTAAACTTGCTGATTAAAGGGGGTCCGGAGTAAGGCCAGTTATATTTTTTGGGGATTTCCGGATGAACTTGCAATGTTGTGATGACTGAGCCAACGTTCAACACTCTGTAGAACCTTAACCTCACTCTCagtaaacaaaccaaaacgtTTTATTtcccttaatgttttttttcctgacaCAGTCAGgaataaaactgtagaaaaacacatgcttacacacacacacacacacacacaaaagcatgcATGAATTCCTGCGACTCTTCCAGTGATCGTTAAATCAAAGCAGCTGGTTTGCTTTCAGATATTTTTGAGCTAACACTAAGCCAAGATAGCACATCCTGAGTTCAGACCAGACAGGCCAAGCTCTGAGTTCCACGTAGTTAGTTATTAGGGCCAGGAGTCGGAGCATAGAACCAAATTTTTGGCCCCTAGCACAGTGGTTTGCCAGGGCCCACCTTCCtcctctcaaaaaaaaaagagagggaaataacatataaaatacaagtattatgttaatattattactataactcaatactattactaataataatgtttatatatatataattataaaatagcTAACCTATGGTTTGAACTCTTAAGCTTACTCTAGTGCAATAGGGAATGTTTCATGGAAGATACAGCActtatttcagtgtgaaactgCGTCTAAGCTGCCGTAAGCTTATGGGGTCATCATATGTCAATGTATGCAGGATTTACCAATGCTTACGTACTACATTAAACACCaaacatattaataaaacaacaagggaAAGCGTTTTTTCCCACTTCTAACAGAAAACTTAATGTGAATCCAGACTGTTCGTCTGTGGTGAAACCTACCTGGGCTTGGGCACCTGTTCATCAGGGACGGGGGTCCAGGCTGACTCGCTGGTCTTTTGTTCTTTAAACTTGCCACTAAACGCTCGCTCAATGTCATCCATGTAGAAGGCACACACAGCGGAGCCAGTGATACTGAAAGGAAAAGAAACTATTTTAATCTAGAGACTAAAGAGGGGTGGGGCTTACAAAATGTATAGAATGGCAAAACTTTTACAGATTCATTTTACGGCTGCATTTATGttctaaatgaattaatttttctttttattatttttaccagTATTACAGTCCATAAATCACACCTTCTGCTTTATTATATGTTAAAAACAGGAGGGCCAAAGAACAGAGAAGAaccaaagaaaaaaggaaagagagaaaaacaagaagTCATgtcagaggagaggagaggagagaagagctTATACAGTGTTAAGTCACCTGTTTGCCTGGGTGGTGAAGACTCCCAGCACAGCAGGCCTGCGGTTGATTTGCATGACGTTAGTTAAGGACTGCAGAACATCAAAGTAGAAAAAGGAGTCGCCAGGAACAGAGCAGTTCAGACGGGCCTTCAGGAATGATGTCCAGTAGCGTTCTAGAACCCGTGGAGAACCTCCGTTATCGTTCTTACATACCCGAGCTACCCTCGAGAACACGacctagaaaaaagaaaaagagtctGTTACTCTGTCACTGCTATAAATGAGCTAACTTCATTTTCAGCTAATAAATACTATAATTAAAGACTTTTATGGCCGGAGGATGATGCGATGATATTTAGCACTTTTACAACAAATAGATGAAAAAATGTTCAACTACTAACCCAATAACCACCTGGGTGGATTACATTACCTCAGCACACACAGAACAATTAAACAAGACTGTGTAAAAAAACATCAGTAGAATGATGAAATCCAGCAAACATCTAAAGTTGTGAAAAATGAATGTTATGGTCTCACCTTGCCGAGAGTAGTGTACTCTACTGCAATCTCACTGAAGAAAAAGTACACGTAGTTGCCATACTCAATGGCATGGAGAAAATGGGGCtctgaaaagacagaaaacagattttagacaaaaaaaagcaACCTTCCAGTGTGCATCCTTTAACAGGAAGAGTCTGACAGAGTGCTCTGTGGTAAGAATCTGACCTCGCAGCCATTTGGAGTCATACTTCACGGTTCGCAGGACTGGACTGCTTTCTCCTAAACTTCTGTAGATGACAGCATCACTCGCTAAAAAATCCGTCATTGTGGCTGAATAAAAATCACCACCTGTTAATGGAACAAAGGGAAGATTTATTACAGAAAAGCACTGATATTCAACATATTTACATAGTTACATAGTCACCAGCTCTTGGTGCCATCATTTGTTCTCACATCTTACATACACTGGCATTCAAAGGTTTAGTCAACCCTGGTCAAAATTACTGTAAAAGGTGCTGTAAATAGTGAGGAAAAAGTTGAAGAAAGGGTTGATTTCTAAAATGCATTAAGAATTTTAAGTAACATTAGTATTCTTTTTGACTCCCAACCTACAAATCATTGGAATTCTGTGGATGTACTTTAAAAGTGCTGTGCATTCAAAACTAGAAGCTCTTGcatagaagaataaaaaaatgaaaaatcctCTTAACAACAATGGCTGAAGTTTCTTAGTTGGCTACAAAAAGTGTTTATAAGCTGTTATTTTTGTTAAAGGGGGTGTTACTGAGTACTGACCATGGAGTCTGCCCAAATCTTTGCTCTGAAAAgtgagattttcttttttaaatcttgGGGGGAGAAATGTGTCATATTTCACTTTGGAAattttagaaatcaggtcatctTTTACTGGCATAGCTGTTCATAGTAACAGACAtcgtgcccaaacttttgcacgcCACAGTACATTTTGTAGCGCTTCTGAGGCCATGTGCTTGCTGGCATCGTTGCCACAGCAGCAGCTGAACTTTGTGAAATGTCAGTGGAATATTGGCGAGATTAAAGGCGAGATCATGTTTCCCTCCTGATGGCCTCAGCTCAGCCAACTCACCAGCAAACAGGCCAACGTTGGACTGGCGTGATTCAAAAGGGCAACGAGCCTGACCAACCACCTCCTCTCCATCCTGCTCCAGCGTGGACATCtgagagggagggaaggaaggTAGGAGGTTCGGGGAgggaagggaaagaaagaaaatacatcgTCATGATAAATTCAATACACATCTATACACCTGTTCCTAAAGTTGCATGTCTGCTGCGTGCTCTGTTTCAAAGCTGCTGCTTTCGATCCCTTACACAAACTCCAGTGCTTGCTCTAGAGCAGATACTTTGATTTACATTTTACGATTAAAATCGATTTTATGGACCAGCTAAACTGAAAAACTGTGGAATTGATCCCAACTATGTTCCGTTACAGTGCTCTCCGCCTCCCTGCCAGTCTGAGGGCAGCATTAGCGCAGGCTGCATGTGGGCTAACTCTCAGCAGACACAATAGGCTCTAATCCCAGGGGGCAGACACAATGTGACCCCCGCATATCAGCCTTTAAACTCACTCAGCTATAAAGAGCTAATTCCAGGGAAAACCCAGCAGTGTATATTGtcgtttgtgtgttctgtgtgtgtgtgttagtttgttggttcaGTGTGTGAAAGTCACACTGCCGCTGCTCTCAGTTTGGTGTCTCAGTCTGAAACTAACAAGATGTGCTTTGGCCTGTTAGCTCGGCTCACACCTACAGCGGGCAACAAACAAGCCCTGTGTGCGCTGTAACATACTGCACTCTGCTCCACCAGAACCTCCTTAACCATTAGAAGTTAGATTAATGTGTGGCATTAAGAAAAACATGCTGcatttaatattgttattattgctattattatacAGTATGGTAATGCCTACAAATGTAATGTTATCAACACTAACCAGATGCTCACAGTTAAAAAATGGGTTAGTTAGGTTTACTGCTACAAGAAAAAGAGATACCATATCCCTCTACAGTGACTCCCTGCCAGGTatagaattgtattattattatttttttactattcttTTTCAAGACCCTGCATTGTCTGGCCCCACAGTGATATGATTAGTCCATATACCCCTTGCAGGGCACTTCGATCTActgataaattattaaataactgTCCGGCGTTCTCGATTAAAACATAAGGGCAGCTGCGCATTTCCTATAGCAGCCTCCAGACTCTGGAATATATTACCTTACGAAGTCATCTGTCTCAACTATTAAAGAATTCAAATATTGCCTTTAGACTTAGAACTTTCCTGAGCACAAAATTGTGTCTGACCCTCTGACATTTAATCAAAGTATTTGACATGATAAAGGGAACTGGCTTACTGACgtattttatgctttttattttatgctattttttctGGTGGTGTTCTTGTGCTTTGTCCTGTTTTGTATCAGGAATACGTCTTTTTTTGTCAGCCTTCCAGGACGTTGGTCAGTTTAGTACTATAAATGTGCTCTACCAaaaaaattaactgaactgagtaGAAGCATTGTTCAATGCTGGCCAGAACACTAATGCTATTATTATAATGAGAGGCATGCTCAAAATCCAAAAACAACACCACAGCCAAAAGCCAAATCAAAACTGGAAAACAGACACAAGGAGAAACCCAGAAAGGTAAATGTAAATATCAAGCCAGGTTCAAACACAGAGTGAGCAAACATTAGGATAAATGCTTGGTATGGCCAGGATTGCAATACTACTGCAATACTATACAGGAATAAAAACACATGTAATGACAATGTGTATAGAACCAGTACTCTGGTGATGAAACCCAGCCAACAGTTTGTGATTGGCTAAAAGTGAATCAGTGTCTTTGATTTCAGATAATTCTAGGAAATGTAATTAACAGTCTGGACAAAGGCAGAGGGAGAACAGACTTGTTTTAGTGGAAAAatatactctaaaaaaaaaaaaaaaaaaaaacttttttatatgttgataaaaatgttaaatgttaatccAATGTGAATATAATTCATTATGCAAATAACTGTGCAGCTGTGTATAGACATTTAAATAATGATGAAATGCAAGTCAAGTTTAAATCAATATGACAATAACCGATAAGTTCTGATACTTTTCTACTTTTTACTCAAGTACTGAGAGGGAAAAAGGGGAAAGAGAACAGAAAAGTAATAGAGCTGATCAGTAAAAGTCGTAAAAGCTCTGAATTTTCACTCTCTTGCCACCATTTCCACTTCACTATCCCGAGACCACTTCTTCTAATAGCCCACCTCTAACCTTGTCGCAGTCCTTCCGTAGGATTTCTCTCCAAATTTACTGAAACCTCCCTCAAACCACAGGATAACCTCGCCATGCAGTTTTCCAGATTACCGCTATCTCTTCCTGACCCTAGTATAATCTTCCTTCAACTATATCCTCACCTCTCCTTTACCTCTTCATCACCTCTCCCCAACAGCCTCTCAGTCTGCTGAAGAAGTCTGGGGAGGATTCTTTTTCCACTGAAAGCACACAGTGCACGAGGGGACAGTGGCCATGCTCTGAGAGATATGATTTACTCTCACTCACTAATCTCACACCTCTGCAGGAGCTTGCAGGCATAGCTTTTCTATAGCATGGGGGAGGAGGGATAAAAAGGCAGACAGAGAggaagggagtgagggagaggagGGGGAACAGAAAAAAAGACGGAGATAgactgagaaagacagagagaaaaagagagagagagagatccttaGGGTGAGAAATATAAATACGATTCTTCAGAGAGTCTGCAGTGGACAGAAATAATCCAAGTTAACTGATTCTGCAAAAACCTCtcttaacacaaacacacatatatagccCGTGCTACTATACATCCATAATTCAGACGCTCTCAGAGCCATCTTGCTTTGGGAGCTTTTTGCTTTTTTGAACTAGACAGCCTGAGTTCCACAATCTTTTAgtgatttaaaatgattatttttgaaCTGAGGATTTAGGTCCcactagtgctgtggttagcggctaacgctaccTCACCCAGCCTcatccttagacaaaatattggaaatctaagcttacttaatataaacggaagcgctttactcacccaataaatggagaaaaatctgtgtacattgaaatccagcacttgtttaacttaaaAAAGTCAAACAATTTAGAAATACAATATTGTTTACTTTAcccattaaaaggaaaacatggggacACCTTTGCTCACTTCAATATATGCATTCCTACTAGTTTctcttaatgtgccttataatctggtgcacattttatataaaatagataaaaaaagccGGTAGTGCACCTTATGTTCCGAAAAATACTTACTTACGTAATTGAAAGGGATATACTTACATCTGCCAACCCCCAAGATGTAAAATACACAGCCCTGACAGTTTTTAGAGACCAAGGCCGTCAGacatttttgtctgtgtgtggacggaaatattttaaacaatagATAGAGAGGAAAAATATCCAGATACACGTGGACAGGATGCAGGTCAAATAAAGTACCCAACATACTGTTTAGATCTGGCTTAGCTTCCTACATCAAAAAACATCTCATTATATGTATACCGCCCCTGCATCTAGGGAATCTCCACCCATTACATTTCtaaaagaagatttttttaaaaGGCAGGTACAGTCAAAAATGATCTTAGTCTGGGGTTGCAGTTTTTGGTAATTGTTATCTAGCTAGTTATTGTAACTGGTCATCACCCTGCTTTAAATTAAAGGTAAATACATCAATCTAAGTTAAGATGATCTGGTACAGTGTGTCCAAGACTCCAGCCCAATCTCTGCTGTATCACAGTCACTGTTTTATTTCAAATCTAGCCTGCAGTAGCACAGAGCCACAACAACAAATAATTGAGTCACTGTCCAGATATTTCTGGACTGCAGTGTATACACAAGCTCTACAGGCCGAAAGCTCATATTTCAGACAGCACACCATGAATCACTGGGCGAGCATGACGTCAACCTGTACTGTACTTAAACTATAAAagagtaaagtgtgtgtgtgcgtctgcaAAACTCTGCACACAGTTTGGAGGAGCAAAACATGTCTGCGTTTCTAGACAGCTGTTAAGATTTTTATATCATCCCCATTTTCTGCTCCTGGCACGCTACGCAAGTCGTTCATCAAGATAGTGTAAGGCTCTCCTAACTGCTAGTACTCACTGGCACTGAGGTGCTAGAAACAGCCCGAGTCTTCTTTCAGCACTTATGCAAACACTCCCCTCATACTGGAAAATTTCCACTATTAACACCCAAACTGACTGTACTAGTGCCAGTTTCTGTTAACCTGTAAAAGTGACAGTTTTTCCTGCCAATAACAAAAAATTAAGTGATTTAaacattcaaataattaaaaatttacACAAATGATTAATCTTAGCAACCAAGTCAAGCAGGTTATTTTTAGTCCTCAACTGAAACTGATGTAGTACATACAGTATTGATTTCTAGGGGCTGTAGTAAACACTGAGAGTTGAGCGTCCGTCTTCATTTTACATTGTAAGTGGAGTCCAAGACCTGTGCCATTCATGTGCCATTACAGAGCCAGTACAGCAAAAATGATGGCCAGTGTTTTCAGTCTGACCTTATTTATAATACATGAAGGGGCTCTAAAAGACATTGCTGGACAAGATTTGAATAGCCGTAgagcttaataaattaaatcatttcacGCAGTAACCCTAGTACTGTGGTCTCAAGACTGTTACACACTGGATGCACCTTGTCGCTTATCGATCAATTCCTTGACATCACAGGGCATCacacatgatttttttaatattaaaatattacattcaATTAAAAACAGAAAGATACCACAGTGACAGCGTACATACAATGCAAgaattccattattttaaaacaaattttgtAACACTTCCTATAAAATTCTGAATTTATGATGCATTATATGGCACACCTAATACTTTATATGACAGCAGGGTCCTAACTGGGTACAATAACTAACAGGTACCTAGAGCAATATGCATAAAATATTAAGTATAATATTAAAGTATAAGTATGTGTCTTCATAAATATAGCTTTTACAATAGTATTTGCAATGTTCTTGTTAACAGAAAATAGGCAGATAGAAGGCATTATGAAACATTTTGTATGAAATGCaaatatgtaacattttaaagTTAGTTATTAAACAAGTTGTTAAACAATAATTGTAGGGTATTAAGTATGCCATAATTATGCATTATGTATATAGGTTTCATAGGAAGTGTTCATAGAATGTTTCACTTGGAATAATCTTACTCTGTACAGATTACTGATATCTTTTGCTACAAGAAACTCCCTTGTGGGTGACTAATTATTATCTAAAGTTCAGCTTCTTCTAATCAATCTACActgttttaaatttaaacaaaCTGTCTCTTATGGCCCGCTTTCGTCACAGCATTTAGAGTGCTCCAGACTGTTTGTTGTAAAATCCCTAATATTTTCTAATAGTAATTATGCTGGACATGGATTTGATTTCttaacatacaatatttttcactGAGTTTTTTAATGTCTATTTTTTGATGCTTTATTAAAGACCTCTATGGGAGCAGCTGTGGAATAAAGGTACAGCACCAAGTAAAGATTGAAACATCTGTTTGATTCCCCTGACCAGGAGGAAGTGGAGAGGTGGAAAGTGAAGGATAAGTGCTTTTCCTTCTCTGGCAATAGTAACGGCTTAGGTGGGCTCAAAGGTAGCTGCCCACTGCTCTGGGGGTGTTTTGCTCACTGCTCCTATTTACTAGTGTGAGTgtattagtgtgagtgtgtgttcactgATAGAAATATAATAATTAGATGGAATTATTAATGTCCTACTTTATCTAAAAAAATCAGTGGGTTTTATACCGAGAAAAGAGCCGAGATTACCTTATAGTTACGGCAGGTGGGATTAAATGCGTTGGTTCCACATGCAAACAGTGTTTCGTCATTGCGAGGAACCAGCACTTTGATGTAGTTGTAGCACTCATCCTGTGAAAAGCAAGACACTTttagagacacacacagaaaacactgtttttttaaaccataaTCACTCTCCTGAGCTTTGTAGACCCCCTCTCTCACTGAAGCACAAGAGAGCAGCTCCATCATTCAGGAACTGTCTCTCTGTGCGTCTCTGCAGTAAATACATGTGGAGCTGATGCTAACAAGTAATCTGCACTACAGGAGCTTCTTCCATTAGGGAggcaaacacagagagagagagagaatgtgcacAAGAGtaagatagagagataaagagagacagagagaacgtGACGGATGAAAACAGTGCAAACGttggaagaggaagagagagctcaacagagaaagagacaaagtgaGGCAAAGGAGAAGATacatagaaagagacagacagacaagagaggcacaatggtaaaaaaaagatggagaaaGGCAGTGAAAAAGAGTGTGTGCAAGAAATGGAGAAAGATAGACAAACATATAGGTAAATTATATGGACCAATGTTTTGGGACCCCTGATTATTCactgtttttataaaaacaatttatCCTAATT contains the following coding sequences:
- the sema6e gene encoding sema domain, transmembrane domain (TM), and cytoplasmic domain, (semaphorin) 6E isoform X4; the protein is MRLVSGLRPLLALTLTLASLLHVSNAATPFPQDLEPISIVGSEYSYLYPGFQGNMSDNDTARLGLDFQRMLRINHMLYIAARDHVFAINLSTSTEQIIPQQKLTWKTKDVEKCTVRGKNSDECYNYIKVLVPRNDETLFACGTNAFNPTCRNYKMSTLEQDGEEVVGQARCPFESRQSNVGLFAGGDFYSATMTDFLASDAVIYRSLGESSPVLRTVKYDSKWLREPHFLHAIEYGNYVYFFFSEIAVEYTTLGKVVFSRVARVCKNDNGGSPRVLERYWTSFLKARLNCSVPGDSFFYFDVLQSLTNVMQINRRPAVLGVFTTQANSITGSAVCAFYMDDIERAFSGKFKEQKTSESAWTPVPDEQVPKPRPGSCAGDSSAAAYKSSTTFPDETLTFIKSYPLMDEAVPSVNDRPCFTRTTSRFKLTQIAVDTAAGPFKNHTVLFLGSENGRVLKVLASTHPNSTYSSQLLEDIDVYNPTK